The Beijerinckiaceae bacterium RH AL1 genome has a segment encoding these proteins:
- a CDS encoding hypothetical protein (ID:RHAL1_02980;~conserved protein of unknown function;~source:Prodigal:2.6) translates to MSTMAPRLPVKLFLDGDEPQGRLPALAALWHAHRGAWERAHALVQDAAGSDAAWVHGHLHRLEGDIPNASYWYRRAGRAMPGCDPASERTAMIETLLGER, encoded by the coding sequence ATGAGCACCATGGCACCCCGACTGCCCGTGAAGCTTTTCCTCGACGGCGACGAGCCGCAGGGACGCCTGCCCGCGCTCGCGGCGCTGTGGCACGCGCATCGCGGCGCGTGGGAGCGCGCCCACGCGCTCGTCCAGGACGCCGCCGGGTCGGACGCCGCCTGGGTGCACGGCCACCTGCATCGGCTCGAGGGCGACATCCCCAACGCGTCCTACTGGTACCGGCGCGCGGGGCGCGCGATGCCGGGCTGCGATCCGGCATCGGAACGCACGGCGATGATCGAGACGTTGCTGGGGGAGCGCTGA
- a CDS encoding hypothetical protein (ID:RHAL1_02981;~conserved protein of unknown function;~source:Prodigal:2.6): MISANSTKKTVLVVEDEPLLLMLAADIVEDAGFEAVTAPNADKAIEVLLSRADIDIVFTDIDMPGSMDGLKLAAAIRDRWPPIEIIVTSGKAWPAKSELPDRGMFFPKPYDAARVTAMLQRMAA; the protein is encoded by the coding sequence ATGATTTCGGCGAATTCGACCAAGAAGACGGTGCTCGTCGTCGAAGACGAACCGCTTCTGCTCATGCTGGCGGCGGATATCGTCGAGGATGCCGGCTTCGAGGCGGTGACGGCGCCGAATGCCGACAAGGCGATCGAGGTGCTGCTGTCGCGCGCCGACATCGACATCGTGTTCACCGACATCGACATGCCGGGCTCGATGGACGGGCTGAAGCTCGCCGCCGCGATCCGCGACCGCTGGCCGCCGATCGAGATCATCGTCACCTCGGGCAAGGCGTGGCCCGCGAAGTCGGAGCTTCCCGACCGCGGCATGTTCTTCCCCAAGCCCTACGACGCCGCCCGCGTCACCGCCATGCTCCAGCGCATGGCTGCCTGA